DNA from Acidobacteriota bacterium:
CGTGGCCTGACGTCGGGACCGCACGGGCTACCGCTGATGGGCATCGGCGACTGGAACGACGGCATGAACCGCGTGGGCCACGAGGGACGCGGCGAGAGCGTGTGGCTCGGCTGGTTCCTCTACAGCGTGCTGACCGCGTTCGCGCCGATCGCGCAGGCACATGGACGCGGCGATCTCGCATCACGCTACCTGGCCGAAGCTCGGCGCCTTGCCGGCGCGCTGGAGTTGTCGTGGGACGGTAACTGGTACCGTCGCGGGTACTACGACGATGGCACGCCGCTCGGATCGGCCGACAGCGAGGAATGCCGGATCGATTCGATCAGCCAGTCGTGGGCCGTGCTGTCGGGTGCCGCGTCGCCACAGCGTGCGGAGCGGGCCATGGACGCCGTGCGCACGCACCTCGTGCGCCGCGATGCCGCGATCCTGCTGCTGCTCACGCCGGCCTTCGATCGCGGCGAGAAGGATCCGGGTTACATCAAGGGGTACATCCCCGGCATCAGGGAGAACGGCGGGCAGTACACCCATGCCGCGCTGTGGACCATCATGGCGCTCGCCCGCATGGGATACGGCGACGAGGTCGCCGAGTTGTTCCACATGGTCAATCCCGTGAACCACACGCGCGACGCGGCGGACGTCGAACGATATGTCACCGAGCCGTACGTGATCGACGGTGACGTGTACGCGCATCCCGAGCACGTCGGTCGCGGGGGCTGGTCCTGGTACACGGGGTCGGCCGGCTGGATGTATCGCACCGGACTCGAGAGCATCCTCGGGCTGCAGCGGCGCGGACAGGTGTTCGGCGTGGCGCCCTGCATCCCGCCGTCGTGGGATGGTTTCACGATCGCGTGGCGGGTCGGAGCCTCGTCGTACGGGATCGACGTCCTCAACCCAGACCATCGCAGTACCGGCGTCGCGTCCGTCACGCTCGACGGCATCGACACCGACCCGTGCGCCGTGCCGATCCTCGACGATGGTGCGTCGCACACGGTGGTCGTGACGATGGGCGAGCCTGGCTTGGAACACATGTGAGGGCCGGGCGTTCCCTTCACTAGGGCCGGGCTCGGAGAGCCGGCCCTGCCTACTGCGCTGACAGAGCGGCCTGCCCTGGCCACTGCGCCGACAGGTAGGCCGGCTCTCCGAGCCCGGCCCCATTGCCGACAGCCGCCGACGCCGTGGTGTACGCTGGCGGGATGGAACCTCGCGCGCGACGATGGACCGGTGGTCCGGGCCGGATGGCGGCCACGCTGCTGATCGTCTCATTGTCGGCCCCTGCCGTGCTGGCCCAGACCGTCATCAAGCTCCCCAGGAACAAGTACACGCCGCAGCAGGACGTCGAACTCGGACGCGAAGCCGCGGCGGAAGTGCGTCAGCAGTACCCGATTATCGAGAATCAGGAGATCGACAGGTACCTCGACGCCCTTGGAGCACGGCTCGTGGCCGCGGCGCCCGCCGAGTTCAAGGAGCCCGTCTTCGAATACTCCTTCACGCCCGTGAACCTGAAGGAGATCAACGCATTCGCGCTGCCGGGCGGGCCGATGTTCGTGCACCGCGGCATGTTCGACGCGGCGGCATCCGAAGGCGAAGTCGCCGGTGTGATGGCGCACGAACTCGCGCACGTCCTCCTGCGCCACGGCACGGCGAATGCGTCGAAGGCGCAGAATCCGTGGCTGCAACTCGGGCAGATTGCCGGCGCGATCGGCGGGGCGGTGGTCGGTGGCAGCGCCGGCGCGGCCATCGCGCAGGGCAGCCAGTTCGGTCTCGGCACGATCCTCCTGCGCTACAGCCGCGACTTCGAGAAGCAGGCCGACCTGCTGGGCGCGCAGATCATGGCGCGGGCCGGATACGACCCGCGTGCGCTCGCCAGGATGTTCGAGACGATCGCGCGCGAGTCGCGGTCGTCCGGCGGGACGCCGCAGTGGCTGAGCAGCCATCCCGATCCGGGTAATCGCACCCAGTACATCACGCGAGAAGCCGAGGCCCTGACGATCGCGCAGCCTGCCGACGAGCGGCAATTCGGTCAGATCAAGACGGCATTCGCCACCCTGCCTGCCGCCAAGTCGATGGGCGACCTCGCGAAGGCGTCGCCGGGGTCGGGTGGCGGCACCGGCACGGGCGCGGTCACCGCGGTCGGCACGCCGGGGCAGCCCGTGCCCGCGCCGTCGCGGCAGTACAAGGCCCTCAACGGCGGCCAGGTGTTCCAGGCCGACGTGCCGTCCAACTGGACGAGCCTGGCGTCGCGCAGCGCGATCAAGGCGGTGCCGCAGAACGGGTACGGCCAAGCCAACGGCCAGACGATCTTCACGCACGGTGTGGAATTCGGCTTGACACAGGCCGGTTCGCGCGACCTCCGTCAGGCGACGCAGTCGTGGCTCAACGCCGTGTCGCAGGGCAACCCGGGCCTGCGCATGGCCGGCAACCAGCAGTCCACGCGGATCTCCCGACGGTACGCGCTCGCCACGCCGCTGGTGAATCCGTCGCCGCTCGGCGGGCAGGAGCGCATCACCGTCTACACCACGTTCCTGGTGGACGGCACGCTGTTCTACTACCTGACCATCGCGCCGGACGCGGAAGTGGGCACGTACGCGCCGGTGTTCCAGCGGATCGGACAGTCCATCCGCCTGGCCGAAGCGCGCTGACGCGTGGCGGTCGTTCGCGTCAGAGCCACGTGGATCCTGCCGGTCGCGGCGCCGAAAATTCGCGACGGATGGATCGACGTCGATCCGGTCGGTCGCGAGATCCTCGCCGTCGGCACGCCCGAGGCGTTGTCGGGCAGACCGGCGGCAACGGTTGTCGATCTGCCGGGCGCGGTGATCCTGCCTGGCCTCGTCAACGCGCACACGCACCTCGAACTGTCGCATCTGGCCGGCGCCGTGCCGCCCGCGGATGACTTCGTCACCTGGGTGCGCGTGATGCTCGGCGTGCGCGCCGGCCTCTCCTCGTCCGTTGCGCATGTGGTCGAGGCGGTCGAGCGCGCCATCGCCAGCATGGAGGCGACAGGAACGGCCGCGGTGGGCGACATCGTGAACACCGACGTCGCCGTGCGGCCGCTCGGGGCGTCGACGCTGGCGGGCATCCACTGGCGCGAAGCGCTCGGCTTCACGCGCGACGCCGCGTCGCGCATCGCCGTCGAAGCGAGGCTCGGCGCCGTCCTCGCGCAGACGATCCTGACCGAGCAGGGCAGTGGGCGCGTCGTGGCGTCACTGGCACCGCACGCGCCGTACTCGACGTCGGCACCACTCATCCAGACGCTCGCGCAGGGCTATCTGCCTGTCTGTCCCATTTCGTCGATCCATCTTGCGGAG
Protein-coding regions in this window:
- a CDS encoding M48 family metalloprotease: MEPRARRWTGGPGRMAATLLIVSLSAPAVLAQTVIKLPRNKYTPQQDVELGREAAAEVRQQYPIIENQEIDRYLDALGARLVAAAPAEFKEPVFEYSFTPVNLKEINAFALPGGPMFVHRGMFDAAASEGEVAGVMAHELAHVLLRHGTANASKAQNPWLQLGQIAGAIGGAVVGGSAGAAIAQGSQFGLGTILLRYSRDFEKQADLLGAQIMARAGYDPRALARMFETIARESRSSGGTPQWLSSHPDPGNRTQYITREAEALTIAQPADERQFGQIKTAFATLPAAKSMGDLAKASPGSGGGTGTGAVTAVGTPGQPVPAPSRQYKALNGGQVFQADVPSNWTSLASRSAIKAVPQNGYGQANGQTIFTHGVEFGLTQAGSRDLRQATQSWLNAVSQGNPGLRMAGNQQSTRISRRYALATPLVNPSPLGGQERITVYTTFLVDGTLFYYLTIAPDAEVGTYAPVFQRIGQSIRLAEAR
- a CDS encoding amidohydrolase family protein, which gives rise to MAVVRVRATWILPVAAPKIRDGWIDVDPVGREILAVGTPEALSGRPAATVVDLPGAVILPGLVNAHTHLELSHLAGAVPPADDFVTWVRVMLGVRAGLSSSVAHVVEAVERAIASMEATGTAAVGDIVNTDVAVRPLGASTLAGIHWREALGFTRDAASRIAVEARLGAVLAQTILTEQGSGRVVASLAPHAPYSTSAPLIQTLAQGYLPVCPISSIHLAESSEEVEFLASGTGPFRALLDDLGAWDEGWTPPGLSPVAYLQQIDALHARLLAVHGTQATREDLGILAAAGASLVLCARSNRWVGSGVPPVAAAVDAGVSLAIGTDSLASVEDLNLFAELAYLRTVAPEVPAPTLIRAATLGGARALGCASLGLLAPGASSRAIVRVPPAGVRDVEEWVVAAASDTADLRWLDEIAAAVR